DNA sequence from the Mesorhizobium sp. AR10 genome:
GACCTTGATCATACCAGCGCACTATGGCTTCGCAATTCGGCATCGCGACGCCCCTGTTTCTGGCCAGTTCGACGATGTAGGAGAGACCTTCCCCGATATCTTCGCGGAAGAAGCGATGACTGCGGTCAAGTGCAGTGCCCTCTCCATCCAAGATACAGGGCAGACGCACTTCGCTCAGCCTTCTTTCATCTCGAATCTCACGGGTAAGCTCTGACGGGGACGGGGTCGGACGACGATCCACAAGGGTGCGAATGAACTTTCTCGAGAGATTGGCGGCATCGCGCAGGGCTGCCAATTCCTTGTGCAGGGCGAGCAGCACCTTGGAAGCACCGTCGTCCCAGTCCGCGTAAAACCTGTCGTTGCACGCCGGCCGAGGAGGTGTCGCACACTGGCTGCTGAAAAGGCGTGCGGGATGGATCAGCGGATTGCCCGGCGAAACGGAAACATATTCGAATTCCGGGGCCATCACAAAATGGAAAGGAAGCAGCGCCGACAACAGTACGCGAGCGCGGGCATTGTGGGCCGGGTTTACGGCGGCGGCGACGACTGAATTGCGGACGCCAATCAGTTCCACCGATGATCCGGGCTGACGGATCCGGCATATGATCGGGCTACGCTGAAGCCCTGCCGAAACCGCGTGAATTTTCAGATCAATCAATGATTGAGCGAACCGTCCGGTGCCTTCCCAACTTAGCAGCAGGGCGCAGTTCGCGATCCGGTCGGCGATCTCACCGAGGATGTCGTGTCTCGCAGGTGTCGGCACTGCCAAGACAATCATGTCGGCGTTGCGAACGGCGGTCCCGAGGTCGTTTTCGACGGTTGCCACGCCGATGGCGTAGGTGCCGTTTTCTCCAAAGCACATCAACTCTCGGCTTTGGGCTCGCTCCCAGCGCCTTCCCCAGAGGGCGACGTCCAGTTCAGGCCGGGCGCCAAGAATGGCAGCGAGCGTATGACCGACGCTGCCACTGCCGATGATCGCGACTTTGACCAAGGATGCCGCCCCTCGATATGGTGCCTCGCAGCTCGCCCTTACTGAAGCCTGGCATTCTCAAATTCGCCGAGTTCATCAAAATAGAGCCCGATGAATTTGGTAATTCCACCCAGTATTTCGACGGCCGCGAGCAGCTTGTCCGGACTGTCGATCAACACGGCCAGAACCTCCGTGACTGCCTCCGCATGGTTCAGATTTTCGTCGAGCGCCCGATGTGCCGAGGCCCCTCGAACGGCGTCGTCGCCGAACAGCGAGCGACCCCGGGCGATGATCGGGGCGGAACCTTCATCGGAGTTCTTCTCGGCCCAAAACGAATATACCACTACCGGCAGCGGACCGAACTCGCCAATGGCATGCCTGATGTAGGAGATCAGGGCTTCCGTGGCCTGGAATGGCTGCAGCTGCTCAACGTGCTCCCGCGCAATGCCCATCGCTTCGAGATCGCGCAGAAAATAGCGGTCATGAACGGCTTCCGAGCGGGCATAGCGCGACCAGGGCGTGGCAATTTCCGGGTGGTGTTGCTCGATCAGCTTTGTGGCGGCTGCATCCAGTTGGCGAAACCGCCGAATGCGCAGCACGTGTTCGGCGGCATGCCGAGCCAGAACGCTTCGCGAGAGGCGCCCCGGATCAACGGCAAATCCGATGGAGGTTTCGGATGCGTCCCTGATCCTGGAAACCTGCTCACCAAGATTCAGGCTGAGGAAATGGTCGATCTGCTCGGTGGACAACATCGAAACATCCTATTTTACGATATCGAAACCGAACGGCAGCGTGGCTATGATCTTCTTGCCGCCAACGGATTTGGAGGATTTCTCGATCAGACCCTTGAGCTTTATCGAATGATTGAGAATTTCCGCCAGCGTATCCTTGTCTTCGGCCGATAGTCCGCATGCTTTGACCCGCTTCAGGACAGCTTTCAGTTCGCTGCTGGTGATTGGTTCGTGTGCGACGGATTTCTGCGTTGCCATTTCAATCTCCTTCGGTTGGGTTCAGTCCAAAATATTACTTCAGCTTGTATTGCCCGACCTCATCTCGCGAGCCAGTGCAGGAGCCAGACCATCGCAAGCACGAGCGCGCCGGCGCGCGGCGCGAAGCGCCGCAAGCCACGTTCGTACAGGGAGACCGACATCATGGCGGCCATGAACAGCAGCGAGTGGTCTGCCACCGCCAGTGGCAGCATCAGATGGCCGCACCTGGCAACGCAACTTCGTCCGTGCGCGGCGCCATAGCTGAAGGTCGAGACCATCGCTGCTGGCCCGCGAGCGATAAAAGGGTGCGTACGGTGCGAGGCGCGGCGGCGCGGGATCGATGACGCTGCGGCCAGACTCTCCTGCTCCCCCTCTTGGCAGCAGATCGTCCATCGGCAATGTTCGTGGCACCGGTCCCACTTCCAGGGTTGTCGTGAAAGTGTCGGGACTGGCCGGGGGCTCTTCCGCGTTGACGATGAGGCCATGGGCCATCATCGCATCGAGCCCGGCCTCGTCGGCAACGCTGATGAGGTAGTCTCCACTATCTTCGGGAGCGGGTGCGGCGCGCAACAGCTTGAGCGCCGTATCGCGCTCGTCGGGGCTGACGTACAGAACCGAGACGCGTCGCATCATTGGGTATCCATTGCGCTAGCGATGCTCTCAATCGGCACGCTTGCGAAAAAGTGCCTGCTTTCCCAAATCCTGAACCGCGGACGTCGCCTTGGATGTGAAAATGGCCACCTCGTTCACGGATATTTTTGGCGATCACGCCCGCATCGTCATCGACAAAGCGCGTGTTCAAGTCGAACCGAAATCTGCGCTGCAATTTCGGGAGTTCCACGTGGTAATTTTCACATTGGTGAGGCAGTGCCGAATCTACTCTGGTTCCTCGCATTGCGGTGTTGGGCAGCCGCAAGAGGGGCAAGCAATCAATGATTCTGCGGCAGCTACGCATCCTCCCTCCCATAGTGATCGCCCGGTTCGGCTCATCGCCGACACCGATGGAGAACTATGAGTTGAAGCTGCCGCGCGACGCGGCGGGCGCTGAGACGTCCGATTATCGGGTCATTGCGCCCGCCGAGACGCTTTTGATCGACAACGCGACGGGTGCTGTCGTTGAGGCCTCAACTCCGGCCGACGTGCGGTTCCGGGATGCACAGGGTCGAATCAAGCCTGTCTCTCCTTTCCTCGAGGTGTGGGCGCAGTGCGACGGCAGCGACGAACTCGAACCGCTTACGCTGAACCATCTGGCCGAGCTGGGCGGATCCGTCGCTTCATTGTCGTGGCGGGTGCGGGCAGGCAACCTCAAGGTGTTCAGGCGCACTGGTGAGGAACGCGACAAGGTGGAAGCCGATACCGGGGCGTTCTCCGATCATGCGCCGCATGCTCTCGTCGGCCGGTCGCCAAATTTCAAACCGGGCAAAACCATCTCGTTCGGTGAGATACGCTTCCTGAAACCCACCGAGGCGTTCCCCGAGATCCGCCTTCGCTTCTTGCCCGGCAAGGGCCTCGTCTTCGGCCCACGCGCCGGCGATCCGCACGTCACCGACGACGTCTATTTCGGCGCAACCTCGGTGAAGCCGATGCCGCGGGCATCGGGGCGATGGGACCGCTACTACATCAGTGATCCCGGAACGCCGCCCTTCACGGCGCCGGCCGATATCTTTCAGGGCGAGAGCATCGGCGTGAACGGCAGTTCCAAGCTCAGCCACGGCTATCTCGACGATTCCTGCGATGGCATTGCCGAGGTGACGCTGGCGCTGGGCGGCCAGACCTTCAGCGCCTACGGGCGCTTCGCATCCGCAATACCGGACTTCGCACCCGACAGCCTACCGGTCCGCTCGATTGCCGACGATATCGAGCAGATGGCGCTCGGACCGGGCGTCACGATGCCGCCTGACGCGGACGGCCAGGCGGGGCTGCTCGCAGACGTGCGCGACATCCTGCGCCGCGGTCTCGACACGATGCGGCAGATCAATACAGCCGTCCACAACGGCGATGAGCCGGTCGCCGACGTTGCATCGTTCCGCAACAACATGCCGGGGCAGGAACAGGGTTCCTACAACAGAAGCTTCGAGCCGATTTTCAGTCCTGCGCAAATGGCGAGCTATCCGTTCGCGCTCAACGTCCACAAGGGTGTACTCGAAAGGGCCAACGCCAGCCCGGATTTCGCCAATGCCTTTGCCGGCGGCATGGCGCATGTGCGCCTTCCGGAAGATGTCGCCGACCTCACCACTCCAAAGCGCAGGCTCATGCCGGCCATGATGCGAGGTAACGAAGGCCTCGAACTGGCGCTCACCCGGCGGATGATCGCCAAGCTCGCGCTTGCCGATCCCACGGCTCCGCCCGGAGCTGTCGTTGCCGCGGCCGTACCCGCCGCGGACAATGCGGCGCAGACAGTCGACTATGCCAGCGCGACGCGGCCGATATTTGGCCGTGTGCGCGGCGGCGACGAATCGTGAAGTGGGACGGGGGATGGCGATGATCAAGGCCAAGAATGTAACCGCCGAACTGCAGTTTCGCGGCCGCGGCAATCCACCGGCTGCTCATCCGCAAGATGCCGTAGGCAATTTCTTTCCTGGGCTGGAGTTCAATTTCCAGAACGTCTGGAAACGGTTCTTCGTCGGGCTGGAAGTTCTTGAGCACGGCGCTCAGGTGACAGCGGTGAATGAAGATGAAGTCAGTGCGAGCGGTGGGGACATCGTCTCGCCCGGGCCTGATCCTGTCTCGTTGAGCACCGTTGTCGGCGCGGTCTTCATTCAGATCGACGGCAAGCAGACATGGCAGCAGATGGCGGGACCGCTCGACGATCCTTCGGCGGGGGCGCCTTTCATCCTGCTGGAGTGGAGCAACATGCTGGCCGAGGTCCATGCCGCCAAAGGTGGGACCGACCAAACCGTGGCCTGCTTCTTCCAGCGCCCCGAAGATCAGGCGCCGGTTGGCCCCTTCCGCCTCAAGGTCCGGCGGCTGCTGGAACCGGATTCCGCGCTGATCAAACGCGAAACGAGCCTTCCCGGTGAGATCACCGAGAGCCTGTGCTCGCCGTGGCAGACAGACTATATCGGCTGCGCCTGCTATTACTGGGCGTCCAACCGGCCGGACTACGTCAACATCACCGACCCTGAAACTCCTGACGTGACCGGCAACAACTGGCTCGATACCGCACGCCTGAAGAAGGCGGACGGCAAGCCGCTCTACACGCTGGTCGAAACGAATCTTCTGCAACATGAAGATGTGATGCAGGACTGGGAAAGCAAGTTCCAGTTTATCGTCAAGGGCAAGGACGCCCCTGACGGGTTGGGGTCCTGACATGGGCGGGGCGGCAGCGGCTGATCGTAGGGCATGGCGCGAAGCACACTGGTCGAAGGCCGGTCTTTCGTTCTATGTCGACGATCAGCCGCATCTGTTCCTCTCCAACGGTTCTCGGCTTTATGGTGTCGACGAACAGGTGCTGCGCTCGTTTCGTGCCCTGGCATCGGACGACGAGACCACCGTTTCCAGATGGCTGGAAGCGAGCGGGCTTGATGCGGATCGCTATATAGACGACACGCCGATCGAGCCGTTTCCGGTCCATGCAATCTCTCTGGCGGTCGCCCAGAAATGCAATCTCGGCTGTACCTACTGCTACGCGCAGGAGGGTGATTTCGGCGGCCGCCCGAAAAACATGCCCCTTGACGTGGCAAAGCGCTCGATCGAAGCCCTGATCGATGGTGTCGAACCGGGCGAGCGTGTCAACATCGCCTTTCTCGGCGGCGAACCGCTCGTGAATCGTGACGTCCTGCGCGCGGCGACCGAACATGCCGGAGCGATCGGCGCCTCCAAGGGCGTCAAAGTCAATTTCTCGGTTACCACCAACGGCACGCTGATCCGGCCCGACGACGCCGATTTCTTCGAACGTCACGGCTTTGCGGTAACGATCAGTCTTGACGGCGCCGGTGCGACGCACGACGCGTTGCGCTCATACAAAAGCGGCCGGGGCAGCTTCGATGAAATCATCCGACGCGTGACCCCCTTACTCGAAAAACAGCATCGCATGCAGGTGTCCGCCAGGGTCACGGTCACGCCCCGCAACCTCGATCTGCCGCGCACGCTGGAAGATTTCATCGCGAGGGGCTTTTTCAGCGTCGGCTTCTCGCCGATACTGAGCTCCCCGACCGGTCGCGACGAGATGACGGCCGATGCCCTGCAGACCATGCTCGATCAGATGGTCGTCTGCGGCGGTGCCTTCGAAAACGCCTTGATCGAAGGCCGGCGATACCCGTTTCTCAATATGGTCAACGCAATGCGCGAGATCCATCGCGGCACGCACCGGCCATACGGCTGCGGTGCCGGCGGCGGATATCTCGGCGTGTCGGCCGAGGGTGCCTATTTCGCCTGCCATCGGTTTGTCGACGACGAGATTGGCGCGATGGGAACGATCGCCGCTGGATTGGATGACGACCGTCGGCGTGGTTGGCTCGCCGAGCGGCATGTCCATCGCCAGAAGCCTTGCTCGGATTGCGGCGCACGCTACCTCTGCGGCGGCGGCTGCCACCACGAAGTGATCCATCGGGGGCGCCCGGCCTGTGATTTCATTCGCGGTTGGCTCGCCTACTGCCTCGCAGCCTATGTACGGCTCGTCGAGCGCCGGCCTGACTTCTTCGGTGCCGCGGAGGCGACGAAGCCGCAGTAGGTCATCAATGGAAAAAGAAGAGCGGCGCTTTGACTGCGTCATCCTGGGTGGCGGCTTGAGCGGATCTGTGGCCGCCGTCCGTTTGTCTGCACTCGGCCTGACGGTTTGCCTTTTGCAGGATGGGCGGGCGACTGTCGTCGGCACAGTCGAATCGATCTCGCACGGCGCGATTGCCGTACTCGAACGAATGGGCTTGGCGCGCGCGCTGCGGCGAGCGGAGATGATCAGATCGATCGGATCGCGAGTGCATTGGGGCGGCGAGACGATCGAGGTCGACGCCGCTGCGGGATCCAACCTGATTGTCTGTCACTCTGCCTTCCGCGCCGCGTTGCTGGACGACGCCGAATGTCGAGGCGTGGAAGTTCATCGTGGCACCAGCATAAGCAGCGTCGATCGCGGCGGTCACGGCTGGCGGGTCGAAGCCGAAACGCCGGACGGCTTGCTGCGCGTTGGCGGACGTTTCATGGTTTTCGCCGGCGGACGCCACGGCCATCGGTGCGGCAGGCGGCGCCGCATGTCTCCGGCGACCCTGGCACTGACGGGCCGATTTCGCGCACCGGCGGCAATGCCGGCGAGGAGCTATGTCGAGGCGGGCGCTGAATGGTGGTGCTGGGCTGCCCCGCTGCCTGCCGATCTTGCCCAGATCACAGTTTTCACCGCGCCGGATCATCCGGCATTGAAGGCCGGATCGAATCTGGAATCTGGCCTGCGGCGGTTGCTCGCCCGATCCGGATCGTTGGCCGCGTTCGCGGATGCTGATCTGGATGGCCCGTTGCAGGCGTGCGATGCCTCGCGCACGATGGTCTTTCCTGCCATAGGAGACGACTTCGTCGCTGTCGGCGATGCCGCCTTCACCATCGATCCGCTGTCCTCGCAAGGCGTTGTGAAAGCGGTCGTATCGGCGCAGCAGGCCGCGGTTGCGGTGAACACACTGCTGCGACGCCCCGATCTGGCGAGCTCTGCCCGGGATTTCTACCTTGCGCGCGTTCGCGAGGCGGTCGACTGGGATCGTCGGACGTCCGGTCTCTACTATGCGCGCCAGGCGGCCTGCATGCCGACGCCATTTTGGGTTTTGCGATCGGGCACGCCGGAACCGCAGGCGCGGTGCGCCCTGGAACCGCACCTTGCGCTGCACTTCGACGACGCCACGGCCATGGTCGACACACCGGTGCTCTGCGACGAACTCATCGAAAGGCATCCGGCCCTGACCCATCCCGGCCTGCAAAGGCCCATCGCCTTTGTCGGAAATACACCGGTCGGCGCATTGCTGCGCGGGCTGCCGCGCACGGCAACCGCAAGCCAGCTCGCCGAGCGCTGGTCGGCGGCTCTGGGACGCCACGCCGCAGCTCGGTTCGTCAACCTGCTCTGGGATAGGGCCGTGCTCGTCACCGCTGGTCGCTAAGGCGAGATCCGCGTCTGAACGGCTGTTTGCAGCCGTGTCCCGCCGACGCCGGCGGTCCCGTCGGCCACCCCTTTCCCGTTATCGAGGAAATCGCGCTCGACGGTGGCAAATCCCACAGTCAGGAGCCACGGATCGGCAAAGGATCGATGACGGAGAGATACGGATTTCGTGGCAACCGTCAGACCGGTGGGAGGATGACCGAGGTGCGCAAAGTTCCCGAAACAGAACCCGTTGGTCGAGCGGGTCGCAAAAATCGGTCCTGCGTCTTCGCCGCGGCAGCTATCTGCGTCGGGTTGCCTTCCGCGGCATGGACTGCCGGGCAGATCGCGCAGAACCCACCCAGCGCAGTCATCGAGCGCGCTGGAAGCGGCGCCGGGCCGATCACGATCCTGTCGGAAGCGCCGACGGTACCGACCGTCGGCGGAGAGGCGTTCTGGTCGGCCACCATACAGTACGTGAACGGCAAGATCTTCAACCCGCGGACCGGCATGTATGACAAGGTGCGGCTGCGCAGCTATCAAGGGGAGGGGGTCGACCCGGACTATCCGTTTGTCGCTCCAACGATTTCGCTCTTCCCCGGCGAAACGTTCCGGATCACCCTTGATAACAAGCTACCCGCAGACGATCCGTCCTGCACTGCGGAGCATGAAAATCCCAACATTCCGCACTGCTTCAACTCGACCAACCTGCACGCGCATGGACTTTGGGTCAGCCCGGCCGGCAATTCCGACAACGTGCTGCTGCGCATCAACCCGGACGTTCAGTTTCAGTACGAATACAACATCCCCGCCGATCATCCGGCCGGAACCTACTGGTATCATCCGCATCTTCACGGCTCGACCGCGCTGCAGGTTTCGAGCGGCATGGCGGGGGCGCTCATCATAAAGGGAACCCGACTGCCGACCGCGGATCAACCGGGCGACGTCGACACGCTGTTGCGGCGCGACGACGGCACCCCGTTCCCGGAACGGATCGTCCTTTTGCAGCAGATTCCGTACGCTTGCCGCGACGCGGCGGGGCGCATCAAGACCGATCCGCCGTCAGCTGCAAACGGCGTTTGGGTATGCGATGAAGGCGATGTCGGGGAGATCGAGAGATATGTAGGACCTGTGAAGCCGGATCAGTTTGGACCGCCTGCGTGGCACGATTCTGGACGCTACACCACCATCAACGGGCGAACGATTCCGACCTTTACGGGCGCCTCGGCCGGCGGCATCGAGCGCTGGCGGCTGATCCACGCCGGCGTGCGGGCCTCGATCTCGCTCGGCTTCCAGAAGACTCGGCCGACCCAGGTCGCCATGGCAGAGGCGGCCGCCTACACGGCAGCGACGCCGCAGGCGCGGGCGGCCTTCGTCGATCAGGTTTGCGATGGCACCAACATCGTCCAGCATGCGCTCGCCGAAGACGGGCATACGCGCGACCGGCTTGTCGGGCAGCAGACGGCCACGCTACACCCCGGATACCGCGAGGATCTGCTGGTCGTTTTCCCGACGCCTGGCATCTACTGCATCGTCGACGGCGACCTCCCCGGCGACGGCACGGCGAGCCAGCAGGCAAAGTCGCGTCAACTGCTCGGCTTCGTCGAAGTCGGGGAAGGCTCCGGCACCGGCGGGGTCGATACGGAAGCCTATCTCAAGCAGGAGCTGAAAGCCGCCGCGGCGCGCTTCATGCCGGGCGACGTCAGCCAGAAGGTCATCGACGATCTCGAGCAGGGGCTGCTGCTTTCGGCCTTTGAGCCACACAAAACAATCGCGCCAGAAGAACTCACGGGCAAGCAGAGTGTTGCGTTCAAGATAGATACGTCCGTCGCGCCACCCATCTTCGAGATCGGCTCCCTGGACGGAAGCGGGGGTGGGGTCGACCTTCGGCCATATGACCCAATGCGCGTCGATCGACTGCTGCCGCTGGGTGGAGTCGAGGAATGGCGGGTGAAGTCCCTGTTCGCCGGGCATCCATTTCACATACATGTGAATCCGTTCCAGATTGTCGAGATCCTTGACGGAGACAAGGACGTCAGCGGTTTCGAGCCTGGCAACTCGTCGCCCTATGCGCGGCTGAAGGGTGTGTGGAAAGACACGCTCTATATTTCAGGCGCGGACCTGACATTCGTGCTTCGAACCCGCTACCAGCGCTATATCGGCGACTTCGTCCTCCACTGCCACATCCTCGACCATGAGGACCAAGGCATGATGCAGAACGTGCGCATCGCGCTGCCCGACGGGCACGGCGGAATCGCCGCCAGCCACCACTAGCGACGCGCTTTGGCATCGTCTCTGAAGGCCTCGCGCAACCGAGAGGAAATACGATGAGCAGCTCCTTTGTTGGAACCTGGACCTATCGCAGCTTCGTCAGTGATCCCGACTTGAATACGCCGTTCCAGAGCCTGGAGTTCGGGCGCGCCAAGTTGGCGATCGAGGAGCCCAAGCCAGGCACTGTCGGCGGCACGATCGGCGGAACGGGCTGGTCGCTCAACCTCGACGGCACGATCACAGCCGGCAACCCCGAAACGATCCGCTTCACAGGCTCCGGTCCGATCGGCGGTGAAAACTGGGTCTACGATTATCGCGGATTTCTCGTCCCGCAATGGCCGAACGGCGTCAATCAGCGCGCCGCTATTGTCGGAACCATCGTGCGCACCGTGGCGCATTCGAATGGCACGGCTCCGGCAGGGGTCGTCGCCCAGTGGATCGCGGTGCGGCAGGACTGACCGCAATTGGAGGATGTAGAGATGCGAAAGAAATTAGCCGCCTTGGTCATCTTTTCCATTCTTGCCGCGATCATGAGCGTTGGCGGGGCGCTTGCCGACAATCCCGAATTGCGCATCCGCAAGAACATAGATGCGCTGAAGCCGGAGGAGTTGTCCAACTACCTGCACGCGCTGGACATCGTCATGCGGCGTGACCCTTCGACGGTCGGGAGCTATGCCTACTACGCGGCACTTCACAACGACCTCGACGTTGGTCCCTGCGAGCATGCCACAGACACCTTCCTGCCCTGGCACCGCGCGCACCTGTATGATTTCGAAAACGAGCTCAGGGCATCGGATCCGCCGCGCACGTCCGAGGTTACGATCCCCTACTGGAACTGGTCGGAGCTTCCGAGCGGAACGCGCTTTCCCAAGGCGTTCGAAACTGAGGCGCTTCTGACGCGCAAGGATCGTTGGAACAGACCGATCTGCAAGGGCGCTCCGGACCCAAGCTGTGATCGTCTCTCCTTTCCATGGCCTGAACTCGACGCGGACGTTCTCTCGGTGAAATCCTGGTCTTCGCCAACGGAGGACAATTTCGGCAGCTTCAGCCTGAACCAGGCGGTGGAGTGCAAAGACCGCGCAGACGGCGGCTACGGAGCACTCGAGAATCCGCCGCACAACACCATGCATGGCAGCTACATCGGCGGCCTGATGGGCAATCCAAGGACAGCTGCGGAAGACCCGATCTACTGGTCCTATCACGCTTTTATCGACCTGCTCTGGTGGAATTGGCAGCAGCGCGCCAACCACGTGGTCGACACCTGTCCGACCTGCAAACTCTGCGGGCTGAACTGGACCGTCGACAAGCTCGTCGATTCCGAAGCGCAGTTGAAAGTTTCCTACGAATTCAGCCCGCCGCCGCCTGTGACGACGATCG
Encoded proteins:
- a CDS encoding NAD/NADP octopine/nopaline dehydrogenase family protein is translated as MVKVAIIGSGSVGHTLAAILGARPELDVALWGRRWERAQSRELMCFGENGTYAIGVATVENDLGTAVRNADMIVLAVPTPARHDILGEIADRIANCALLLSWEGTGRFAQSLIDLKIHAVSAGLQRSPIICRIRQPGSSVELIGVRNSVVAAAVNPAHNARARVLLSALLPFHFVMAPEFEYVSVSPGNPLIHPARLFSSQCATPPRPACNDRFYADWDDGASKVLLALHKELAALRDAANLSRKFIRTLVDRRPTPSPSELTREIRDERRLSEVRLPCILDGEGTALDRSHRFFREDIGEGLSYIVELARNRGVAMPNCEAIVRWYDQGRMCEGRPC
- a CDS encoding radical SAM/SPASM domain-containing protein, which gives rise to MGGAAAADRRAWREAHWSKAGLSFYVDDQPHLFLSNGSRLYGVDEQVLRSFRALASDDETTVSRWLEASGLDADRYIDDTPIEPFPVHAISLAVAQKCNLGCTYCYAQEGDFGGRPKNMPLDVAKRSIEALIDGVEPGERVNIAFLGGEPLVNRDVLRAATEHAGAIGASKGVKVNFSVTTNGTLIRPDDADFFERHGFAVTISLDGAGATHDALRSYKSGRGSFDEIIRRVTPLLEKQHRMQVSARVTVTPRNLDLPRTLEDFIARGFFSVGFSPILSSPTGRDEMTADALQTMLDQMVVCGGAFENALIEGRRYPFLNMVNAMREIHRGTHRPYGCGAGGGYLGVSAEGAYFACHRFVDDEIGAMGTIAAGLDDDRRRGWLAERHVHRQKPCSDCGARYLCGGGCHHEVIHRGRPACDFIRGWLAYCLAAYVRLVERRPDFFGAAEATKPQ
- a CDS encoding NAD(P)/FAD-dependent oxidoreductase, whose translation is MYGSSSAGLTSSVPRRRRSRSRSSMEKEERRFDCVILGGGLSGSVAAVRLSALGLTVCLLQDGRATVVGTVESISHGAIAVLERMGLARALRRAEMIRSIGSRVHWGGETIEVDAAAGSNLIVCHSAFRAALLDDAECRGVEVHRGTSISSVDRGGHGWRVEAETPDGLLRVGGRFMVFAGGRHGHRCGRRRRMSPATLALTGRFRAPAAMPARSYVEAGAEWWCWAAPLPADLAQITVFTAPDHPALKAGSNLESGLRRLLARSGSLAAFADADLDGPLQACDASRTMVFPAIGDDFVAVGDAAFTIDPLSSQGVVKAVVSAQQAAVAVNTLLRRPDLASSARDFYLARVREAVDWDRRTSGLYYARQAACMPTPFWVLRSGTPEPQARCALEPHLALHFDDATAMVDTPVLCDELIERHPALTHPGLQRPIAFVGNTPVGALLRGLPRTATASQLAERWSAALGRHAAARFVNLLWDRAVLVTAGR
- a CDS encoding multicopper oxidase family protein, which codes for MRKVPETEPVGRAGRKNRSCVFAAAAICVGLPSAAWTAGQIAQNPPSAVIERAGSGAGPITILSEAPTVPTVGGEAFWSATIQYVNGKIFNPRTGMYDKVRLRSYQGEGVDPDYPFVAPTISLFPGETFRITLDNKLPADDPSCTAEHENPNIPHCFNSTNLHAHGLWVSPAGNSDNVLLRINPDVQFQYEYNIPADHPAGTYWYHPHLHGSTALQVSSGMAGALIIKGTRLPTADQPGDVDTLLRRDDGTPFPERIVLLQQIPYACRDAAGRIKTDPPSAANGVWVCDEGDVGEIERYVGPVKPDQFGPPAWHDSGRYTTINGRTIPTFTGASAGGIERWRLIHAGVRASISLGFQKTRPTQVAMAEAAAYTAATPQARAAFVDQVCDGTNIVQHALAEDGHTRDRLVGQQTATLHPGYREDLLVVFPTPGIYCIVDGDLPGDGTASQQAKSRQLLGFVEVGEGSGTGGVDTEAYLKQELKAAAARFMPGDVSQKVIDDLEQGLLLSAFEPHKTIAPEELTGKQSVAFKIDTSVAPPIFEIGSLDGSGGGVDLRPYDPMRVDRLLPLGGVEEWRVKSLFAGHPFHIHVNPFQIVEILDGDKDVSGFEPGNSSPYARLKGVWKDTLYISGADLTFVLRTRYQRYIGDFVLHCHILDHEDQGMMQNVRIALPDGHGGIAASHH
- a CDS encoding tyrosinase family protein — translated: MRKKLAALVIFSILAAIMSVGGALADNPELRIRKNIDALKPEELSNYLHALDIVMRRDPSTVGSYAYYAALHNDLDVGPCEHATDTFLPWHRAHLYDFENELRASDPPRTSEVTIPYWNWSELPSGTRFPKAFETEALLTRKDRWNRPICKGAPDPSCDRLSFPWPELDADVLSVKSWSSPTEDNFGSFSLNQAVECKDRADGGYGALENPPHNTMHGSYIGGLMGNPRTAAEDPIYWSYHAFIDLLWWNWQQRANHVVDTCPTCKLCGLNWTVDKLVDSEAQLKVSYEFSPPPPVTTIASPGGMPEPLASVDMALSATEDPVGRHTSLVTIPSKKVEAARVTVQNVRIVSPVTFQVNAFFYPQSEAASFDPKDRASRERRIVYVGTIWQRHHGHDTTSSGLTQTFRVNLAPYLNALVAEHGGETWVLDVRTYVDPNSDSGMHGLTTDSEAIRGILEFGGVGLSIE